One segment of Sinorhizobium sp. BG8 DNA contains the following:
- a CDS encoding transporter: protein MNLLNAEIPGLVWAYRIDPADGACRRLDPHAPRSEFAAGKGLLWLHLGLSDARVPAFLESLGILPDDALQTLTSSDTQASIFVSSDIVHGTLVDFERTFDELTKEIGWLHFVVTEDVIVTTRLHPLRSVDRVKAALEKNPKNRRPIDIFEMLVIEFQRTMIALVLEITQELNAIEDAVYGDRRGDERRQLAPLRRTVVRLHRHLRTVLALLRRAGAADEDEVPEGFNDVTERLTGRLETADRDVFALQERARLLHEEIDSRLSSETNRHLYILSLMTAFLLPPTLVTGFFGMNTHGLPFANAEHATAIAVTFILASIAIAWWVLRRAGIL, encoded by the coding sequence ATGAACCTCCTGAATGCCGAAATTCCGGGCCTCGTGTGGGCCTACCGGATCGACCCGGCCGATGGCGCCTGCCGGCGCCTGGATCCGCATGCACCCCGTTCGGAGTTCGCCGCCGGCAAGGGACTGCTCTGGCTGCATCTCGGTCTCAGCGACGCCCGTGTCCCGGCTTTCCTCGAGAGCCTCGGGATTTTGCCGGACGACGCCCTGCAGACATTGACGTCCAGCGACACGCAGGCGTCGATCTTCGTTTCGAGCGACATCGTCCACGGAACACTGGTCGACTTCGAACGCACCTTCGACGAACTCACCAAGGAAATCGGCTGGCTCCATTTTGTGGTGACCGAAGACGTCATCGTAACGACACGGCTCCATCCGCTCAGAAGCGTCGACCGGGTGAAGGCCGCCCTCGAGAAGAACCCCAAGAACCGCCGCCCGATCGACATCTTCGAGATGCTGGTGATCGAGTTCCAGCGCACGATGATCGCGCTTGTCCTCGAGATCACGCAGGAACTGAACGCGATCGAGGATGCCGTGTATGGCGATCGCAGAGGCGACGAGCGGCGGCAACTGGCACCGCTGAGACGCACGGTCGTCCGGCTTCATCGCCACCTGCGTACCGTTCTGGCTCTGCTCCGCCGCGCGGGAGCCGCTGACGAGGACGAGGTTCCGGAGGGGTTCAACGACGTGACCGAGCGCCTGACCGGGCGACTGGAAACAGCGGACCGTGACGTCTTCGCGCTCCAAGAACGCGCGCGCCTCCTGCACGAGGAAATCGATTCGCGCCTGTCATCCGAGACAAACCGGCACCTGTATATCCTCTCACTGATGACAGCGTTTCTGCTGCCGCCGACGCTGGTAACCGGCTTCTTCGGAATGAACACGCACGGCCTGCCCTTCGCGAATGCGGAGCACGCGACCGCCATCGCCGTCACCTTCATCCTCGCGTCGATCGCCATTGCCTGGTGGGTATTGCGACGGGCCGGAATTCTCTGA
- a CDS encoding FAD-binding oxidoreductase, with the protein MKPSTLPSDLVQRFIAITGQSHALTEQADIAPYLVESRGMYHPTSPLVLRPGSVEEVSAILKLATETGTAIVPQGGNTGHVGGGVPRDGSSDVVLSLSRLNRIRDVDPVGNVMVADAGVILADIQKAAEGADRLFPLSLGSEGSCEIGGNLSTNAGGTAVLAYGNMRHLCLGLEVVLPTGEIWDGLRRLKKDNTGYDLRDLFIGAEGTLGIITGAVLKLFPRPLGHEVGFVGLKTVEDALSLFDKASSLCGTALTGFELMPRIGVDFTTRHIPGVRDPLATQHAWYALIDISTSDSAETATRMIEALLNDAIESGLAENAVIAASEQQRRALWHMRESMSPAQKPEGGSIKHDVSVPVSSIPAFMHEADAAVMKAMPGARICSFGHMGDGNIHYNISQPVGADKQAFLDRWRELNAIVHGIVLKYGGSISAEHGIGQLKRDELAEIRPAIEIDLMSRIKRSFDPAGIMNPGKVIGTSQ; encoded by the coding sequence ATGAAGCCATCCACCCTCCCCTCCGATCTCGTCCAGCGTTTCATTGCGATCACCGGCCAGTCCCACGCGCTGACGGAACAGGCCGACATCGCACCCTATCTCGTCGAGAGCCGGGGGATGTATCACCCGACCTCCCCGCTCGTCTTGAGGCCGGGCAGCGTCGAGGAAGTCTCCGCGATCCTGAAGCTCGCGACCGAGACGGGTACCGCGATCGTGCCGCAGGGCGGCAACACCGGCCACGTGGGCGGGGGCGTGCCGCGTGACGGCAGCTCGGACGTCGTGCTTTCGCTTTCCCGTCTCAACCGCATCCGCGACGTCGATCCCGTCGGCAATGTGATGGTGGCGGATGCGGGCGTGATACTCGCCGATATCCAGAAAGCCGCCGAGGGCGCCGACCGGCTTTTCCCCCTGTCGCTCGGTTCGGAGGGTTCCTGCGAGATCGGCGGCAACCTCTCCACCAATGCCGGGGGCACGGCCGTGCTTGCCTACGGCAACATGCGCCATCTCTGCCTCGGGCTGGAAGTGGTGCTGCCGACCGGTGAAATCTGGGACGGCCTGCGCCGACTGAAGAAGGACAACACCGGCTATGACCTGCGCGACCTTTTCATCGGCGCGGAAGGCACGCTCGGGATCATCACCGGTGCGGTGCTGAAGCTTTTCCCCCGGCCGCTCGGTCATGAAGTGGGCTTCGTGGGACTGAAGACGGTCGAGGACGCGCTCAGCCTCTTCGACAAGGCCTCCAGCCTCTGCGGGACCGCTCTGACCGGCTTCGAGCTCATGCCGCGCATCGGCGTCGATTTCACCACCCGCCACATTCCGGGCGTGCGCGATCCGCTCGCGACGCAGCATGCCTGGTATGCCCTGATCGACATCTCGACCTCCGACTCCGCCGAGACGGCCACCCGCATGATCGAGGCGCTGCTCAACGACGCAATCGAAAGCGGGCTTGCGGAGAATGCGGTGATAGCTGCAAGCGAGCAGCAGCGCAGAGCGCTCTGGCACATGCGCGAGAGCATGTCGCCGGCACAGAAGCCTGAAGGCGGCTCGATCAAGCACGACGTCTCCGTGCCGGTCTCCAGCATTCCGGCCTTCATGCACGAGGCCGATGCAGCCGTCATGAAGGCGATGCCGGGAGCGCGCATCTGCTCCTTCGGCCACATGGGCGACGGAAACATCCACTACAACATCTCGCAGCCCGTCGGCGCCGACAAGCAGGCGTTCCTGGACCGCTGGCGGGAGCTCAACGCGATCGTCCACGGCATCGTGCTGAAGTACGGCGGATCGATCTCCGCCGAAC
- a CDS encoding aromatic ring-hydroxylating dioxygenase subunit alpha has protein sequence MDIRSDVLRRLRNRREGYSLDQAFYIDPDFYKLDLETIWYRDWLFIGHDCEIPRAGNYFTVQVGDYPVVITRDRQGTVRALHNSCRHRGSRVCTQNKGASAKLVCPYHQWTYELDGRLLFARHMPEDFDPSAHSLKPIHCETVGGYIFICLADKAPDFAPFRALVEPYLAKHRLGETKVAFESTIIEKGNWKLVWENNRECYHCAANHPELCRTYPEAPSATGVQGAKDDPVIAEHWAKCEAAGLPSEFRMDATGQFRAARMPLIADAESYTMSGQRAVRKQLSADVSASHIGTLLLFHYPTTWNHVLADHAITFRVLPLGPELTQVTTKWLVNKDAVEGVDYTLEELTHVWTETNDQDRQIVEENAFGIRSPAYEPGPYSPADEGGVMQFVEWYCNFMQERLQGEAHPLIRVA, from the coding sequence ATGGATATTCGCAGCGACGTGCTTCGCAGACTAAGGAACAGGCGCGAAGGATACAGCCTCGATCAGGCCTTCTACATCGATCCCGATTTCTACAAGCTCGATCTTGAGACGATCTGGTACCGCGACTGGCTGTTCATCGGCCACGATTGCGAAATTCCGCGGGCGGGAAACTACTTCACGGTGCAGGTCGGCGATTATCCGGTTGTCATAACGCGCGACCGCCAGGGCACGGTGCGGGCTCTCCACAACTCCTGTCGTCACCGCGGTTCTCGCGTCTGCACCCAGAACAAGGGTGCCTCTGCGAAGCTCGTCTGTCCCTACCACCAGTGGACCTATGAACTCGACGGTCGCCTGCTCTTTGCCCGGCACATGCCGGAAGACTTCGATCCTTCCGCCCATAGCCTGAAGCCGATCCATTGCGAGACCGTAGGCGGTTACATCTTCATCTGCCTCGCCGACAAGGCGCCCGATTTCGCCCCCTTCCGCGCACTGGTCGAGCCGTATCTCGCAAAGCACCGCCTCGGCGAGACCAAGGTCGCCTTCGAAAGCACGATCATCGAGAAGGGCAACTGGAAGCTCGTCTGGGAAAACAACCGCGAGTGCTATCATTGTGCTGCCAACCACCCGGAACTCTGCCGCACCTATCCCGAAGCACCGAGCGCGACCGGCGTGCAGGGAGCGAAGGACGATCCTGTTATCGCCGAGCACTGGGCGAAATGCGAGGCGGCGGGCCTGCCGAGCGAGTTCCGCATGGATGCGACCGGCCAGTTCCGCGCCGCACGCATGCCGCTGATCGCCGATGCGGAAAGCTACACCATGTCCGGCCAGCGCGCCGTCAGGAAGCAGCTCTCGGCGGATGTGAGCGCAAGCCACATCGGCACGCTTCTTCTCTTCCACTATCCGACGACCTGGAACCACGTGCTGGCCGATCACGCCATCACCTTCCGCGTGCTGCCGCTCGGCCCCGAACTGACGCAGGTCACGACCAAGTGGCTGGTTAACAAGGATGCCGTCGAGGGCGTGGACTACACGCTCGAGGAACTCACCCACGTCTGGACGGAAACCAACGACCAGGACCGCCAGATTGTCGAGGAAAACGCCTTCGGCATTCGCTCGCCGGCCTACGAACCCGGTCCCTACTCGCCGGCGGACGAGGGCGGCGTGATGCAGTTCGTCGAGTGGTATTGCAACTTCATGCAGGAGCGGCTCCAGGGCGAGGCCCATCCGCTGATAAGGGTGGCCTGA
- a CDS encoding BA14K family protein, giving the protein MPAGEGVVLQVQNRKWIPRGGRHGANRHYRGNRNYGANRYYGNRRYSGNRNWNRYSGNRNWNRYNGRHYANRYHGKNRHYNGYYNGYRGGYGGYYGGYYNGYRGYPYRYPGYRYYDGYWFPLAAFGAGALIGGAIANNYGWNNYYGNSYGTRVYSGDAHTNWCYNRYRSYREYDNTFQPYYGPRRQCISPYS; this is encoded by the coding sequence ATGCCCGCAGGTGAGGGCGTCGTCCTGCAGGTCCAGAACCGCAAGTGGATTCCGCGCGGCGGACGGCACGGCGCCAACCGCCACTATCGCGGCAACCGCAACTACGGCGCAAACAGATACTATGGTAACAGGCGCTATAGCGGAAACCGGAACTGGAACCGCTATAGCGGAAACCGGAACTGGAACCGCTATAACGGCCGTCACTATGCCAATCGCTACCATGGCAAGAACAGGCACTATAACGGCTACTACAATGGCTACCGCGGCGGCTATGGGGGCTACTACGGTGGCTACTATAATGGTTATCGCGGCTATCCCTACAGATACCCGGGCTATCGCTACTACGATGGCTACTGGTTCCCGCTCGCAGCCTTTGGAGCCGGTGCCCTCATAGGAGGCGCCATCGCGAATAACTACGGCTGGAACAACTACTACGGGAACAGCTACGGGACGAGGGTCTACAGCGGAGATGCGCATACCAACTGGTGCTACAACCGCTACCGCTCCTACAGAGAATACGACAACACGTTCCAGCCTTACTACGGGCCTCGCCGTCAGTGCATCTCGCCCTACTCGTGA
- a CDS encoding hybrid-cluster NAD(P)-dependent oxidoreductase, translating to MTIASSFRHFDELQPWNDRQHLLECTAVTVEAPDVMTFSFRSDKANWFRYLPGQFVTLELPVTPEDPVMRTYTLSSTPSRPFSVAVTVKAQANSIGTRWMFDHLKPGMSLKAFGPLGDFSFVRHPGEKYLFISAGSGVTPMMSMTRWMSDCAPQSDVAFLSCARSPSDLLFRSELECLAAQMPNLALGFVVEGHNPRDGWHGLRGRIDVAKLSLLAPDFRDRTVFCCGPEPFMRGVREMLAGAGFDMARYHEESFQPAAAPAAEELAVRAGAGESDPTALHTVSFTMAGKDGKCQPGQTILQTARAAGVRIGAACEGGLCGTCRVMKVSGDVDMNHNGGILDEEIEEGYILACCSRPLGDVQIEA from the coding sequence ATGACGATCGCCAGCAGCTTCCGGCATTTCGACGAACTGCAGCCATGGAACGACCGCCAGCATCTGCTGGAATGCACGGCCGTGACCGTGGAAGCCCCGGACGTGATGACATTCAGTTTCCGCTCAGACAAGGCGAACTGGTTCCGCTACCTGCCGGGCCAGTTCGTGACGCTGGAGCTGCCGGTGACGCCCGAAGACCCGGTGATGCGCACCTACACGCTGTCCTCCACGCCGTCGCGGCCCTTCTCCGTGGCGGTGACGGTCAAGGCACAGGCGAACAGCATCGGGACGCGCTGGATGTTCGATCACCTGAAGCCGGGAATGTCGCTGAAGGCCTTCGGGCCGCTCGGCGACTTCTCCTTCGTCCGCCATCCCGGTGAAAAATACCTGTTCATCTCCGCCGGTTCCGGCGTGACGCCGATGATGTCGATGACGCGGTGGATGTCGGATTGCGCACCGCAGAGCGATGTCGCCTTCCTTTCCTGCGCTCGCTCGCCCTCTGATCTCCTCTTCCGAAGCGAGCTCGAATGCCTTGCCGCGCAGATGCCCAATCTCGCCCTCGGCTTCGTCGTCGAGGGGCACAATCCGCGTGATGGATGGCATGGCCTGCGCGGACGCATCGACGTTGCCAAGCTCTCGCTGCTTGCTCCCGATTTCAGGGACCGCACCGTCTTCTGTTGCGGTCCCGAACCGTTCATGCGCGGCGTGCGGGAGATGCTCGCAGGCGCCGGTTTCGACATGGCGCGCTATCATGAGGAAAGCTTCCAGCCGGCGGCAGCGCCTGCCGCGGAGGAACTCGCTGTCCGCGCGGGTGCGGGCGAAAGTGATCCGACCGCGCTCCACACGGTGAGCTTCACCATGGCCGGCAAGGATGGCAAGTGTCAGCCCGGCCAGACGATCCTGCAGACCGCGCGCGCCGCTGGCGTGCGCATCGGAGCGGCCTGCGAAGGCGGCCTCTGCGGCACCTGCCGGGTCATGAAGGTGTCTGGCGATGTCGATATGAACCACAATGGTGGCATTCTCGACGAGGAGATCGAGGAAGGCTACATCCTCGCATGCTGCTCGCGACCGCTCGGCGACGTGCAGATCGAGGCCTGA
- a CDS encoding diguanylate cyclase, whose product MKNTAGTLLMVNKKTSTNDIALRVATAMQQMGIDGLPRNYELVYEAYAGSNPDLVRDFIGLGKFKTQAALDELGRKYLPHHHETGVLQRSAGAVRNEMSNFMLLLKQEKSSLSDYGRIIGEAERAFHDGEEWNSATLGSSIEALRRATEQQVSRNAAMAESVTEQTNVVSGLEQELAAFEATKFADPLTGLGNRRAFNKALAKVYSNPEMPLLCGVIVADVDAGRRFSPQQIAVLSDHIARYTGEALRPAFPASDLAVRFDGLRFGFLFYTSEETEILRMMSLISGAMRMATLRHPQTGRALGSLTLSAGLCMSNLAGNSFDLVSAAEKALAIARDEGGDRVVVYKDSDEGQSGKEWMIYRAS is encoded by the coding sequence TTGAAAAACACTGCCGGAACCTTGCTGATGGTCAACAAGAAAACCTCCACAAACGACATAGCGCTTCGCGTGGCGACTGCCATGCAGCAGATGGGCATCGACGGATTGCCCCGCAATTACGAACTCGTCTACGAGGCTTACGCCGGATCCAACCCGGATCTCGTCCGCGATTTTATTGGGCTCGGTAAGTTCAAGACCCAGGCCGCGCTCGACGAGCTCGGCCGCAAATACCTGCCGCATCATCATGAGACCGGCGTTCTCCAGCGTTCCGCCGGGGCCGTTCGCAACGAGATGAGCAACTTCATGCTGCTACTGAAACAGGAGAAGTCCTCGCTCAGCGACTATGGCCGCATCATCGGCGAAGCCGAGCGCGCCTTCCACGATGGAGAGGAATGGAACAGCGCGACGCTGGGAAGCTCGATCGAGGCCCTGCGACGGGCGACGGAGCAGCAGGTTTCGCGCAATGCCGCCATGGCGGAAAGCGTCACGGAACAGACCAACGTTGTAAGCGGGCTCGAGCAGGAACTCGCCGCATTCGAGGCGACCAAGTTCGCGGATCCCTTGACCGGGCTGGGGAACAGGCGTGCCTTCAACAAGGCGCTCGCCAAGGTCTATTCCAATCCGGAGATGCCGCTCCTCTGTGGCGTGATCGTTGCGGATGTCGATGCCGGGCGTCGCTTCTCGCCGCAGCAGATCGCGGTTCTTTCCGACCATATCGCCCGCTACACCGGCGAAGCTCTGAGGCCCGCGTTTCCGGCGAGCGATCTCGCCGTCCGCTTCGATGGCCTGCGTTTCGGCTTCCTCTTCTATACCTCGGAAGAGACGGAAATCCTGAGGATGATGTCGCTGATCTCCGGCGCAATGCGCATGGCGACGCTGCGCCACCCGCAGACCGGGCGGGCGCTGGGCTCGCTCACGCTGTCAGCGGGCCTCTGCATGTCCAATCTTGCGGGCAATTCCTTCGATCTCGTCAGCGCCGCCGAAAAGGCACTCGCGATCGCGCGCGATGAGGGAGGCGATCGCGTGGTCGTCTACAAGGATAGCGACGAAGGACAGTCGGGCAAGGAATGGATGATCTACCGGGCCTCGTGA
- a CDS encoding DUF6656 family protein codes for MKKFKYYDAVAYKRSAPPSASHTEFLRTGRIDRRKESWNEVEKRYLSYEEVAIRTGRKLERAGEVTHDRINGFHRSIRFPKLIFHRTLLATPHLGYCHITVANSTFAQFENVQWAFYMANFFSEIGEGDSFFQKISDQHGRMYFAVAINPSEQEGRLEINKKVRGNGVIFRTPDPRIAMKNVLMLGARNEELRKIIRTL; via the coding sequence ATGAAGAAGTTCAAATACTACGATGCCGTGGCCTACAAGCGCTCGGCACCCCCGTCCGCGTCACATACGGAATTCCTGCGCACCGGACGTATCGACCGGCGCAAGGAGAGCTGGAACGAGGTCGAGAAACGCTACCTCAGCTATGAAGAGGTCGCCATTCGCACGGGCCGCAAGCTCGAGAGGGCGGGCGAGGTCACGCATGACCGCATCAACGGCTTCCACCGTTCGATCCGCTTTCCGAAGCTGATCTTCCATCGCACGCTGCTGGCCACCCCGCACCTCGGCTACTGTCACATCACGGTCGCCAATTCGACCTTCGCGCAGTTCGAGAACGTGCAGTGGGCCTTCTACATGGCCAACTTCTTTTCGGAGATCGGCGAAGGCGACAGCTTCTTCCAGAAGATCAGCGACCAGCACGGGCGCATGTACTTTGCCGTTGCGATCAATCCGAGCGAGCAGGAAGGCCGCCTGGAAATCAACAAGAAGGTCCGCGGCAACGGCGTCATCTTCCGCACGCCCGACCCCCGGATCGCCATGAAGAATGTCCTGATGCTCGGCGCGCGCAACGAGGAACTGCGCAAGATCATCCGCACGCTTTGA
- a CDS encoding L-threonylcarbamoyladenylate synthase, with translation MTRIVDTRVEPELALELATETLARGEPVAIPTETVYGLAADATNPEAVGRIYEMKGRPRFNPLICHMADLAMAERHAIFDPLSRRLAEAVWPGPLTLVLPVRPDSSIHPLARAGLDTVGIRVPTGFASRLLAAYGRPLAAPSANTSGRISPTAAAHVAADLGGKLELVLDGGAAGIGLESTILKVEDGEIRMLRPGGLDIADAERIAGQKVLRPETAGAAIEAPGMLASHYAPRAGVRLMAKDVRPGEALIRFGGKPLPGEEQAAIVLDLSPSGNLREAAANLFGYMQKADASGATAIAFAPVPMDGLGEAINDRLQRAAAPRE, from the coding sequence ATGACGAGGATCGTCGATACACGCGTGGAGCCCGAGCTGGCCCTAGAGCTCGCGACAGAGACGCTCGCGCGCGGCGAACCTGTCGCCATTCCGACGGAAACCGTCTACGGGCTGGCCGCCGACGCAACCAATCCGGAAGCCGTCGGCCGCATCTACGAAATGAAGGGACGGCCGCGTTTCAACCCGCTTATCTGCCACATGGCCGATCTCGCGATGGCGGAACGACATGCAATCTTCGATCCGCTGTCGCGACGCCTTGCCGAAGCGGTCTGGCCGGGGCCTCTCACGCTTGTCCTGCCGGTGCGACCGGACAGCTCGATCCACCCGCTTGCGCGTGCCGGACTGGACACCGTGGGGATCCGGGTCCCGACCGGCTTCGCGAGCCGTCTGCTCGCCGCCTACGGACGTCCCCTCGCCGCACCGAGCGCGAACACCTCGGGCCGCATCAGCCCGACCGCGGCCGCGCATGTGGCAGCCGATCTCGGCGGCAAGCTCGAGCTGGTGCTTGATGGGGGCGCGGCGGGGATCGGCCTCGAATCCACCATCCTCAAAGTGGAGGATGGCGAGATCCGGATGCTGCGGCCAGGCGGGCTCGACATCGCCGACGCCGAGCGGATCGCCGGCCAAAAGGTGCTCCGTCCGGAGACTGCCGGGGCAGCGATCGAAGCACCTGGAATGCTCGCATCCCACTACGCGCCGCGCGCCGGCGTGCGCCTGATGGCCAAGGACGTGCGTCCCGGAGAAGCGCTGATCCGCTTCGGAGGAAAGCCGCTTCCGGGCGAAGAGCAGGCGGCGATCGTGCTCGATCTCAGTCCCTCAGGCAACCTCCGCGAGGCGGCTGCCAACCTCTTCGGCTACATGCAGAAGGCGGATGCCAGCGGTGCGACCGCAATTGCCTTCGCGCCGGTCCCCATGGACGGGCTTGGCGAGGCGATCAACGACCGGCTGCAACGCGCCGCCGCACCAAGGGAATAA
- a CDS encoding GH25 family lysozyme, which translates to MGKRGTSMAIGFVSRFLSFLLMASPLAAADLEPWKKPDNAIVIDAYELNAIDWDAMLTDKRIVGFISKASDGLPESFSCKGDHSGDTFAHCKTMWRKYAVSRELYETRRLVARANGLLWGAYHLGRPGNPVDQANHFLDYASPRADEMMVLDIEAIDPERFMSLEDAQIFAGHVKARTGRYPVLYTNHTTARHIAANRDKYTILSRLPLWYARYKPGIKGVFPLGNWDNYALWQFSASPNCSKRRCPYRVKGALSDIDVNVASMSAAALRKIWAFGQLLPQKPFPRPEETLIASAGDSARTPSIRVKTLDAKVAAGLSARAGSRPDLSVVAAVTAHSIDRAEIIRASAAAGFRSATTVQGGRGAIIPHNGREVTPLNYQDF; encoded by the coding sequence ATCGGAAAAAGGGGAACATCCATGGCAATCGGATTCGTCTCGCGCTTTCTGTCCTTCCTGCTGATGGCGTCCCCACTGGCGGCTGCCGATCTGGAGCCCTGGAAGAAGCCCGACAATGCGATCGTCATAGACGCCTACGAGCTCAATGCGATCGACTGGGATGCGATGCTGACCGACAAGCGCATCGTGGGCTTCATTTCGAAAGCCTCCGACGGACTGCCTGAAAGCTTCAGCTGCAAGGGCGATCACAGCGGGGATACCTTCGCGCACTGCAAGACCATGTGGCGCAAATACGCCGTCAGCCGCGAACTCTACGAGACGCGCCGGCTCGTCGCCCGGGCGAACGGGTTGCTGTGGGGCGCCTATCACCTCGGCCGACCCGGCAATCCGGTAGATCAGGCCAATCATTTCCTCGACTACGCAAGCCCCCGCGCCGACGAAATGATGGTTCTCGACATCGAGGCCATCGATCCCGAACGTTTCATGTCGCTGGAAGACGCCCAGATCTTCGCCGGTCACGTCAAGGCGCGCACCGGCCGTTATCCTGTGCTCTACACCAATCACACGACGGCACGTCACATCGCCGCCAACCGGGACAAGTACACCATCCTCTCGCGCCTGCCGCTCTGGTATGCGCGCTATAAGCCCGGCATCAAGGGCGTCTTCCCCCTCGGCAACTGGGACAACTACGCGCTCTGGCAGTTCTCGGCCTCGCCGAACTGTTCCAAGCGCCGCTGTCCGTACCGCGTGAAGGGGGCGCTCAGCGACATTGATGTCAACGTGGCGTCGATGAGCGCTGCCGCACTCAGGAAGATCTGGGCCTTCGGCCAGCTCCTGCCCCAGAAGCCGTTCCCGCGTCCCGAGGAGACACTGATCGCTTCCGCAGGGGATAGCGCGCGCACGCCGTCCATTCGGGTGAAAACGCTGGATGCAAAGGTCGCTGCCGGTCTTTCGGCGCGCGCCGGATCGCGGCCGGACCTGTCGGTCGTTGCCGCCGTCACCGCGCACAGCATCGACCGCGCGGAGATCATCAGGGCCTCTGCCGCGGCGGGTTTCCGGTCAGCCACAACGGTGCAGGGCGGGCGCGGGGCAATCATCCCGCACAACGGCCGCGAAGTGACGCCGTTGAACTATCAGGACTTCTGA